In Terriglobia bacterium, one genomic interval encodes:
- a CDS encoding cation transporter, whose protein sequence is MNRKTVWLSLVATIALLAMISTVSLAAQQSQDVLKPGTYSAKVKAIVCGGCGPLIKQTLEKMKEIDAVSVDTSKMTLQFTVKKDSTVKLSDVQKALKVAADQMKMGADYTLSDVKPTK, encoded by the coding sequence ATGAACAGGAAAACCGTATGGCTCAGTTTGGTTGCAACTATCGCCCTGCTGGCGATGATTTCCACAGTGTCCCTCGCCGCCCAGCAATCCCAGGACGTTTTGAAACCAGGAACGTATTCCGCCAAGGTGAAGGCGATCGTGTGTGGCGGGTGCGGCCCGCTCATCAAACAGACATTGGAAAAAATGAAGGAGATTGATGCTGTTTCGGTGGATACCTCGAAGATGACGCTCCAGTTTACCGTCAAAAAAGACAGCACCGTCAAATTGTCGGATGTTCAGAAAGCTCTCAAGGTCGCTGCCGACCAGATGAAGATGGGGGCAGACTATACGCTTTCTGATGTGAAGCCTACAAAGTAG